The following coding sequences lie in one Massilia sp. KIM genomic window:
- a CDS encoding GTP-binding protein codes for MELIPSTILTGFLGAGKTTLLNRILQEEHGMRIAVIENEFGQESIDNEILVRDTTEQIVEMNNGCICCTVRGDLVEALNTLARRRAAGEIAFDRVVIETTGLANPGPVAQTFFVDEEVGASYMLDAVVTVVDARHAMAQLDQHEEAQRQVGFADKILLSKTDLVDAAAVETLKARLQRMNPRAPISTSDFGRAPIAEVLDLRGFNLNDKLELDPDFLRLEEGHDHDHDHDHAHCGHDHAHGEHCNHDHHHSHHTDDIAAFVFKNERAFDPERLEQFLGSLVQVFGPQMLRYKGVLHMQGVDRKVVFQGVHQIMGSDVGPKWGENETPSSKMVFIGKNLPKDVFIRGLEQCLV; via the coding sequence ATGGAACTGATTCCCAGCACTATCCTCACCGGCTTTCTCGGCGCGGGCAAGACCACCCTGCTCAACCGCATCCTGCAGGAAGAGCACGGCATGCGCATCGCCGTCATCGAGAACGAATTCGGCCAGGAGAGCATCGACAACGAGATCCTGGTGCGCGACACGACCGAACAGATCGTGGAAATGAACAACGGCTGCATCTGCTGCACCGTGCGCGGCGACCTGGTCGAAGCCTTGAACACCCTGGCGCGCCGCCGCGCCGCCGGCGAGATCGCCTTCGATCGCGTGGTGATCGAGACCACCGGCCTGGCCAACCCCGGTCCGGTGGCCCAGACCTTCTTCGTCGACGAGGAAGTGGGCGCCAGCTACATGCTGGACGCGGTGGTGACCGTGGTCGACGCGCGCCATGCGATGGCCCAGCTCGACCAGCACGAGGAAGCCCAGCGCCAGGTCGGTTTCGCCGACAAGATCCTGCTGTCCAAGACCGACCTGGTCGACGCCGCCGCGGTCGAGACGCTCAAGGCGCGCCTGCAGCGCATGAACCCGCGCGCACCGATCTCGACCAGCGACTTCGGCCGCGCCCCGATCGCCGAGGTGCTCGACCTGCGCGGCTTCAACCTGAACGACAAGCTAGAGCTGGACCCCGACTTCCTGCGCCTGGAGGAAGGCCATGATCACGATCACGACCACGATCACGCGCACTGCGGCCACGACCATGCCCACGGCGAGCATTGCAACCACGACCACCATCACAGCCACCACACCGACGACATCGCCGCCTTCGTGTTCAAGAACGAGCGCGCCTTCGATCCGGAACGCCTGGAACAATTCCTGGGCAGCCTGGTCCAGGTATTCGGGCCCCAGATGTTGCGCTACAAGGGTGTGCTGCACATGCAGGGCGTGGACCGCAAGGTCGTGTTCCAGGGCGTGCACCAGATCATGGGCAGCGACGTCGGCCCGAAATGGGGCGAAAACGAGACACCGTCGAGCAAAATGGTTTTTATTGGCAAAAATTTACCAAAAGACGTATTTATCCGCGGTTTGGAACAATGTTTGGTATAA
- the dksA gene encoding RNA polymerase-binding protein DksA, producing the protein MTKTTKPNTAQPEERLLTEEEIRAMSDDDYMNPAQLAFFKNRLQELEKELLKNAGETTEHLRETVLVPDPADRATIEEEHALELRTRDRERKLLKKVQQSLQAIENGEYGWCEETGEPIGIPRLIARPTATLSLEAQQRRELKQKLYGD; encoded by the coding sequence ATGACTAAAACAACGAAACCGAATACCGCCCAACCCGAAGAACGACTCCTGACGGAAGAAGAGATTCGGGCGATGAGCGACGACGACTACATGAATCCGGCACAGCTGGCATTCTTCAAGAATCGCCTGCAAGAGCTCGAAAAAGAGCTGCTGAAGAACGCCGGAGAGACCACCGAACACCTGCGCGAAACCGTGCTGGTGCCGGATCCGGCCGACCGAGCGACGATCGAAGAAGAGCACGCCCTGGAACTGCGCACCCGCGACCGCGAGCGCAAGCTGCTCAAGAAGGTGCAGCAATCGCTGCAGGCCATCGAGAACGGCGAGTACGGCTGGTGCGAGGAAACCGGCGAACCGATCGGCATCCCGCGCCTGATCGCCCGTCCGACCGCCACCCTGTCGCTGGAAGCCCAGCAACGCCGCGAGCTCAAGCAAAAGCTCTACGGCGACTGA